From the Helicobacter pylori genome, the window GATGTGAGTTTGTTTAACGCTATTAAAACAAGCTCTTCTCACCCTTTAAATCACACTAAAAATAAAATCATTGAATTTTTTACCCCATTAGGATACAAGCTTGAAATCGGCTCTTTGGTGGAAGATGATTTCCATAATTTCAGCGCTTTAAACTTGCCCCCCTACCATCCTGCAAGGGACATGCAAGACACTTTTTATTTTAAAGATCACAAGCTTTTAAGGACCCACACTTCGCCCGTTCAAATCCACACCATGCAAGAACAAACCCCACCCATTAAGATGATTTGTTTAGGCGAAACCTTTAGGCGCGATTATGATTTGACCCACACGCCCATGTTCCATCAAATTGAAGGGCTTGTCGTGGATCAAAAAGGGAATATCCGTTTCACGCACTTAAAGGGCGTGATCGAAGACTTTTTGCATTATTTCTTTGGCGGCGTGAAATTAAGGTGGCGTTCTAGCTTTTTCCCTTTCACAGAGCCAAGCGCTGAAGTGGATATTAGCTGCGTGTTTTGCAAGCAAGAAGGCTGTAGGGTTTGCTCGCACACAGGCTGGTTGGAAGTGTTGGGCTGTGGCATGGTCAATAATGCGGTGTTTGAAGC encodes:
- the pheS gene encoding phenylalanine--tRNA ligase subunit alpha; translation: MHTLIERLEKVTNSKELEEVRLSALGKKGVFADKFNQLKNLNGEEKNAFAKEIHHYKQAFEKAFELKKKAILELELEERLKKEKIDVSLFNAIKTSSSHPLNHTKNKIIEFFTPLGYKLEIGSLVEDDFHNFSALNLPPYHPARDMQDTFYFKDHKLLRTHTSPVQIHTMQEQTPPIKMICLGETFRRDYDLTHTPMFHQIEGLVVDQKGNIRFTHLKGVIEDFLHYFFGGVKLRWRSSFFPFTEPSAEVDISCVFCKQEGCRVCSHTGWLEVLGCGMVNNAVFEAIGYESVSGFAFGMGIERLAMLTCQINDLRSFFETDLRVLESF